From a single Streptomyces sp. 1331.2 genomic region:
- a CDS encoding MDR family MFS transporter, with protein sequence MTTEATAKGRRGEVPAGSPEAIPPGLWKMGAVLALGPVLALLDATIVNVGIDSVARDLHSSLGAVQWVATGYLLAISLTMPLSGWAAGRFGARRAWLASVVLFVLGSALCGLAWSTGSLIAFRVLQGIGGGMVQPLGQAIMVQAAGPSRVGRVMGTLMLPISLAPVLGPILGGLVLEHLDWRWMFLLNVPVGLLTLLLAARWLPADEASDGPGPRLDATGLALLSPGLTALLYGLSTVADGGTAGWVALVAGAVLVALYGGHALRVARGGARTPLIDLRLFARRGFAVATANSFLQGAALYSSMFLVPLYYQQQRHAGAVEAGLLLAPQALGTAVTAMLAARITDRFAPRPLIMIGIACSLVGTLAFTQLGSGSDPADWLIAGSLALRGAGMGIIAIPGLAAVYGSVEKAQVPAAAGAVNVLNRVGGALGTAVLTLVLQQAQYGRPEQPGAAFGETFWWVLALSALAIAPAWLYPNTRKNAA encoded by the coding sequence ATGACCACGGAAGCCACCGCGAAGGGCCGGCGAGGGGAAGTCCCGGCCGGGAGTCCGGAGGCGATTCCGCCGGGCCTGTGGAAGATGGGCGCGGTGCTCGCGCTGGGCCCGGTGCTCGCGCTGCTCGACGCCACGATCGTCAACGTCGGCATCGACTCCGTCGCCCGGGATCTGCACAGCTCGCTCGGGGCGGTGCAGTGGGTGGCCACGGGGTACCTGCTGGCGATCTCGCTGACCATGCCGCTCTCGGGCTGGGCGGCCGGCCGCTTCGGGGCCCGGCGGGCGTGGCTCGCCTCGGTCGTCCTGTTCGTGCTCGGATCGGCGCTGTGCGGCCTGGCCTGGTCGACGGGCAGTCTGATCGCCTTCCGGGTGCTGCAGGGGATCGGCGGCGGCATGGTCCAGCCGCTCGGCCAGGCGATCATGGTACAGGCGGCCGGGCCGTCCAGGGTCGGGCGGGTGATGGGCACCCTCATGCTCCCGATCAGCCTGGCCCCCGTCCTGGGGCCGATCCTCGGCGGGCTGGTGCTGGAGCACCTCGACTGGCGCTGGATGTTCCTGCTGAACGTGCCGGTCGGGCTGCTGACCCTGCTGCTGGCGGCCCGCTGGCTGCCGGCCGACGAAGCCTCGGACGGGCCGGGGCCCCGGCTGGACGCGACCGGCCTGGCGCTGCTCTCGCCCGGCCTGACCGCGCTGCTCTACGGGCTCTCGACGGTCGCTGACGGTGGAACGGCCGGCTGGGTCGCCCTCGTGGCCGGTGCGGTGCTGGTGGCGCTCTACGGTGGGCATGCCCTGCGGGTGGCCCGCGGCGGTGCCCGGACACCGCTGATCGACCTGCGGCTGTTCGCCCGGCGCGGCTTCGCCGTGGCGACGGCGAACAGCTTCCTCCAGGGTGCCGCGCTCTACAGCTCGATGTTCCTGGTGCCGCTCTACTACCAGCAGCAGAGGCACGCCGGGGCGGTGGAGGCCGGGCTGCTGCTGGCGCCGCAGGCCCTCGGCACGGCGGTGACCGCGATGCTGGCGGCCCGAATAACCGACCGCTTCGCGCCGCGGCCGCTGATCATGATCGGCATCGCCTGCTCCCTGGTCGGCACGCTCGCCTTCACCCAGCTGGGCAGCGGTTCCGACCCGGCCGACTGGCTGATCGCCGGCTCGCTGGCGCTGCGCGGCGCGGGCATGGGGATCATCGCGATCCCCGGCCTGGCGGCGGTGTACGGGAGCGTCGAAAAGGCCCAGGTGCCGGCGGCGGCCGGTGCGGTGAACGTGCTGAACCGGGTCGGCGGGGCGCTCGGCACGGCGGTGCTGACGCTGGTCCTCCAGCAGGCGCAGTACGGCCGGCCGGAGCAGCCGGGCGCGGCGTTCGGCGAGACGTTCTGGTGGGTGCTGGCGCTGTCCGCGCTGGCGATCGCGCCCGCCTGGCTCTACCCGAACACCCGTAAGAACGCGGCCTGA
- the mca gene encoding mycothiol conjugate amidase Mca, with protein MFTKHPGGLRLLTVHAHPDDESSKGGATLARYAAEGVEVLVATCTGGERGSVLNPALDRPEVRADIARIRREEMAAAREILGVRQHFLGFVDSGIPGPDEPLPEGCFAAQPVEVAAAPLVALIREFRPQVVVTYDETGGYPHPDHVMTHQVTVEAFEAAADPARYPEAGEPWQASKLYYHLALSRAWFQTLHDAMTQRGVPSGMGELLAGWPDTPPALATTTRIPCAEQFVVRDAAMLAHATQVQPGDAFMAHPRDIEREVWPTEDYHLARSLVPAPAVGGAAGAGAVETDLFAGIRSGEGVG; from the coding sequence ATGTTCACCAAGCACCCCGGCGGCCTGCGCCTGCTCACCGTGCACGCGCACCCCGACGACGAGTCCAGCAAGGGCGGGGCCACCCTCGCCCGGTACGCCGCCGAGGGCGTGGAGGTCCTGGTCGCCACCTGCACCGGCGGCGAGCGCGGCTCGGTGCTCAACCCGGCCCTGGACCGGCCCGAGGTCCGGGCCGACATCGCCCGGATCCGGCGAGAGGAGATGGCGGCCGCCCGCGAGATCCTCGGAGTGCGCCAGCACTTCCTCGGCTTCGTCGACTCCGGGATTCCCGGTCCGGACGAACCGCTGCCGGAGGGCTGCTTCGCCGCCCAGCCGGTCGAGGTCGCGGCGGCGCCGCTGGTCGCACTGATCCGGGAGTTCCGCCCCCAGGTGGTGGTCACCTACGACGAGACCGGCGGGTACCCGCACCCCGACCACGTGATGACCCACCAGGTCACCGTCGAGGCCTTCGAGGCCGCCGCCGACCCGGCGCGCTACCCCGAGGCGGGCGAGCCCTGGCAGGCGTCCAAGCTCTACTACCACCTGGCGCTCTCCCGGGCCTGGTTCCAGACCCTCCACGACGCCATGACGCAGCGCGGGGTGCCCTCCGGCATGGGCGAGTTGCTCGCCGGATGGCCCGACACCCCGCCCGCTCTGGCCACCACCACCCGGATACCGTGCGCCGAGCAGTTCGTCGTACGGGACGCGGCGATGCTGGCGCACGCCACCCAGGTCCAGCCGGGCGACGCGTTCATGGCCCACCCGCGGGACATCGAGCGCGAGGTCTGGCCGACCGAGGACTACCACCTGGCCCGGAGCCTGGTGCCTGCGCCTGCGGTCGGTGGGGCGGCCGGTGCGGGAGCCGTCGAGACCGACCTGTTCGCCGGGATCAGGTCGGGGGAGGGGGTGGGGTGA
- a CDS encoding extracellular catalytic domain type 1 short-chain-length polyhydroxyalkanoate depolymerase gives MPLRPVAAALLTAAALAVATAAPVPATAATTAAAPGAPAAGTAAVTDTPSGTFQQVTGFGANPGNLAMYTYTPAGLPGGAPLVVALHGCVQSATDYYRNSGWTKFADQYGFAVVFPQTGSANNSLSCFSWFDAGKDARGVGEAESVAEMVTKAKALYGSDAQRVFVTGLSAGGGMAADLLADYPDVFAGGAIDSGLPAHCATTQSAASGCQNTDQGLTPAQWGDKVRAAYPGYTGSWPRVAIWQGSADTTVRPVNATELRDQWTNVQGVDRRPTGTRSLPGSTTQELYADASGRPAVALFTVSGMGHGLAVHPGSGTDQCGATGAYFLDTICSSYYTAQFWGLDGGTGPTSPGLPAPSGLTATPTAATSVSLGWQSVSGAASYRVYRDGTQVGSATGTAFTDTGLTAGTTYGYTVAAVDASGTVGARSATVTATTPGGAPQCFTASNYDQVLAGRATQSGGLAYALGSGQNMGLWNTFVTHTLKQTGPGYYVLADSQC, from the coding sequence ATGCCTCTGCGCCCCGTCGCCGCCGCGCTGTTGACGGCCGCGGCCCTGGCGGTCGCCACCGCCGCGCCCGTACCCGCCACCGCTGCCACCACAGCCGCCGCTCCCGGCGCCCCTGCTGCGGGTACCGCCGCCGTCACCGACACCCCGAGCGGTACCTTCCAGCAGGTCACCGGCTTCGGCGCCAACCCGGGCAACCTCGCGATGTACACCTACACCCCCGCCGGACTGCCGGGCGGCGCTCCCCTGGTGGTGGCACTGCACGGCTGCGTGCAGAGCGCCACCGACTACTACCGCAACTCCGGCTGGACCAAGTTCGCCGACCAGTACGGCTTCGCGGTGGTGTTCCCGCAGACCGGCAGCGCCAACAACAGCCTCTCCTGCTTCAGCTGGTTCGACGCGGGCAAGGACGCCCGGGGCGTCGGCGAGGCGGAGTCGGTCGCCGAGATGGTGACCAAGGCGAAGGCTCTGTACGGTTCGGACGCCCAGCGGGTGTTCGTCACCGGGCTCTCGGCCGGCGGCGGGATGGCCGCCGACCTGCTGGCCGACTACCCCGATGTGTTCGCCGGCGGGGCGATCGACTCCGGCCTGCCCGCCCACTGCGCCACCACCCAGAGCGCCGCCTCCGGCTGCCAGAACACCGACCAGGGGCTCACCCCGGCGCAGTGGGGCGACAAGGTCCGGGCCGCGTACCCGGGCTACACCGGGTCGTGGCCCCGGGTGGCGATCTGGCAGGGCAGCGCCGACACCACCGTCCGGCCGGTGAACGCGACCGAACTGCGCGACCAGTGGACGAACGTCCAGGGCGTCGACCGCCGGCCGACCGGCACCCGGAGCCTTCCTGGCAGTACCACCCAGGAGCTCTACGCCGACGCGTCCGGGCGGCCCGCCGTGGCGCTGTTCACGGTCAGCGGGATGGGCCACGGACTGGCCGTCCACCCGGGCTCCGGCACCGACCAGTGCGGGGCGACCGGCGCCTACTTCCTCGACACGATCTGCTCCAGCTACTACACCGCGCAGTTCTGGGGCCTCGACGGCGGCACCGGGCCCACCTCCCCCGGCCTGCCCGCCCCGAGCGGGCTGACCGCGACGCCGACCGCTGCCACCTCCGTCTCCCTCGGCTGGCAGTCCGTCAGCGGCGCGGCCTCGTACCGGGTCTACCGCGACGGCACCCAGGTCGGCAGTGCCACCGGCACGGCCTTCACCGACACCGGACTCACCGCCGGCACCACGTACGGCTACACCGTGGCGGCCGTCGACGCCTCCGGCACGGTGGGCGCCCGGTCCGCGACGGTCACGGCGACCACCCCGGGCGGCGCTCCCCAGTGCTTCACCGCCAGCAACTACGACCAGGTCCTGGCCGGCCGCGCCACCCAGAGCGGTGGACTGGCCTACGCCCTCGGCTCGGGCCAGAACATGGGGCTCTGGAACACCTTCGTCACCCACACCCTGAAGCAGACCGGCCCCGGCTACTACGTGCTCGCCGACAGCCAGTGCTGA
- a CDS encoding PaaI family thioesterase produces MTTSEIDSGEQQPSAGLEQRTRTHTWTAGPPIAEYTHLTGEEILLEWIAGRIPEPSICSTMGFHLIEVKPGTAVFEGHLGDHLQNPMNTVHGGYLATLLDSALGCAVLSRLPAGVGYTTTQLNVHMLRPLFADSEPVRCEGEVLHLGRTMATAEARVVGVADGKLYAHATTTCAILTPRPAV; encoded by the coding sequence ATGACGACTTCTGAGATCGACTCCGGCGAGCAGCAACCTTCGGCCGGCCTGGAGCAGCGCACCCGGACCCACACCTGGACGGCCGGTCCGCCGATCGCCGAGTACACCCACCTGACCGGGGAGGAGATCCTGCTGGAGTGGATCGCCGGGCGCATCCCCGAGCCCTCGATCTGCAGCACCATGGGCTTCCACCTGATCGAGGTGAAGCCGGGAACGGCGGTGTTCGAGGGCCACCTCGGCGACCACCTGCAGAACCCGATGAACACCGTGCACGGCGGGTACCTGGCCACCCTGCTCGACTCGGCGCTCGGCTGCGCCGTGCTGAGCAGGCTGCCGGCCGGGGTGGGCTACACGACCACGCAGTTGAACGTCCACATGCTGCGCCCGCTGTTCGCGGACTCGGAGCCGGTGCGCTGCGAGGGAGAGGTGCTGCACCTGGGCCGGACGATGGCGACCGCCGAGGCGCGGGTGGTCGGGGTGGCGGACGGCAAGCTCTACGCGCACGCCACGACCACCTGCGCGATCCTGACGCCCCGCCCGGCGGTCTGA